Part of the Plasmodium malariae genome assembly, chromosome: 9 genome is shown below.
TTCGTTTCTTTTTAAcgtcttctttttatttgaatgAAGGCCCTTGCTGTACTTTTCCCCTAAGGTCGTGTTACTCTTTCCATATTTGGAGGCAATATGGCTACATTCCCCTGATTTgtcataaattatatgaatatctAAAATATTGTGGATCAACagatataacaaaatatttctaaCTATACTGAACTCATAATTggataaattaataatttcgtTAATGGTTAATTTATttccatataataaaattagttcTACTATTTCACTGCAAGTATGTCCAAATACATCACATATTATGAACTTTAGATAATCTAGTTCGTTGCTTAtcattatattctttttttttttttttttataaaaatacaatcaGGAAAAACAGTTAAAATTGTACATGAACCATAAAGCAAACATTCAAACGGTTAGAGGTAAATTTAGAATACTGGAAAACTCCGCATTTATAAAGAGGAGCTCAGTCGTAAAACGctgttttgaaaaataacGAGAATTCAGTTAGTTTAAATGTATAACTTCTGTTCCATGAGCATTATTACGTGAGCATTATTACGTGAGCATTATTATGTGAGCATTATTATGTGAGCATTATTATGTGAGCATTATTACGTGAGCATTTTTACGTGAGCATTATTACGTGAGCATTTTTACGTGAGCATTATTACGTGAGCATTATTACGTGAgcatttttacataaatgtacatCAATATGCGAGATATAAATCAGCCTTATCCAGCAGATAACAAATGTATGAATGCATGTAggtatgttatatatatgctgtTTTAATGTGTGGGCATCACAAGGGCATATAACATTGTATCAACATAAACATGTAACTAAACTTGTTTTGGTTAGCAGTTCGTACATGCGTCTCACATAAATAAGATGGCTACATATTTACAAGTATGAACAGtgaatttttttactatCAAAATATACGGTAATTTATCACATAAATAAGGTAATGTGACAAAGTAAAAATGGTTcaaaactgaaaaaaaaaaaatttagaaataaatgtataaaaaagaaaaaaaaagaaaattattacattgaAAAAAGTGAGAAATTCGTtacatcaaaaaaataaataattcgcaataaataaaaaaaaaaaaaaaaaaaacttttaatgaaaattattgcCTGTACatgaatatacataattttaaaatgagaacgttaatatatatattaaaacgtgaagcttttttttttttttttttttgttttttatataaagtaataCTACACTAAacaatgtattttatattgtagactataaaacaattaagataatttaacaaaaatatgggatcagcatttttaatttagcGAGTTAGAATTATTTCTTAAGTCCTCATATAGACCACATTTAAAGGTGTCCCTATTACTTCTGTTCGTGCTGCAATATTGCAAATATGTTATAAGgacatatgtaaaatatgaatgtacatataatatgcaCATGTTGTATTGCCGTATGGACACAAAGTACACCTTTTTaatctatatttttgtatgcGGCCGTTTTTCCTTTAAGTCCATAAGTATTcagtaaaaattatgtaaacgTATATATGAAGGATTATTTAGAATGAGATGTTGTCCATATCGTTttaacatttaaatttttaatttatttttattttttttctttttggttactttatatatatgtttgtatatatacctGTGAGGATTGCAGTTTTATGAGCAATTCATTTCTTACTagaaatatgcaaaaaaaaagaaaaagatgcgccataagaaaagaaaggaTATATTTGAAAAGATGAACCCGCTACTAGAATATAGTATATGTCTTTTTACCTATTGACATAAACCCACGTTTGTGCTCAgtagaataaattttttttatttttatttttttattttttttttattttttttttattttttttttattattttattattatttttttattattttattttttttaattgtactAATTACATTAGAAAGAATAAAACAAGCTGTTTTTAATAAGCCTATGCTTAATATCAAAAGGGAAATATTAGAAAATGATAATtcgaaattaaaaaataaagaaaataatcaCTCCGTTTGGAATAAGATTACacagaataaaattaataaggaGATTCAGGCCTCTTCCAATAAGACTGTACAAAaagattattttaataagaatattaaaaacgTTTCCAGTGAAAGTAATCAAAATGTAATTAGCGAAAATAGTAGCGAACATAATGAAGCgattataaaagaatacgAATCAACAGAAGACGAAAATGTGAAACTTTCCCTTATCTGTCACAGTAATGTTGTAAGTGGGGctcaaaagaaaaatgtgtCTATCGGGAGAAAAGCATCTTGttgtacatacatgtatgctTATTTGTACAAacttatatgtgtatatgtttacGCATAATTATGTGTTTTATATTACGTTATAtctgtatatacgtatatatgttttaggAGAAAAATGCTACAGGACTCGTAAAATACGAATACTGCTACATATGCGAAATGGCCAAGCCCTGTTCTTGTGTGGAAGAGCATTTCCAATATGAGcaagtatacatatgcaaTTACTACTAATATGTTTGAAGAAGTATACACATAGGATAAATGCTAAtacatttttgaaaatacaCAAGGTacattttgaatataaataaagatatatttttattgtaattttttttttcaatgatCAGGACATATCCACATGGAATTACGGAAAGATTAAGTCAAATATTCACTCTAATTTCAGAGATATATCGGTAAATGTTTCTTGCTGAtgtgttcattttttttttttttttttttttttttttgaaattctTCATCCCCTAAAATATCTTTTATCGATTACATTGTATATTCACTGCCTTTCAGAATATTATGGATAAAATACAATCTAGcaagaaaaaattagaagataccaaaaataatatagagttaaagaaaaaggaaaataaaaacagcTTTACTGTTAATCTCTTGTATTTTTTTggctaaaaatatatatatagatatatgtatatatatgtaaaatgaCTGTTATACATTAACCTTTTAAACTCAGGAAAAACGTCTTAAAAAAGGGTGTTTGTGGAAAGAATAAAAGTGCGCATTTATTTGCGCTGTTTAGTTTTGTTCCTCTTTTCATAtg
Proteins encoded:
- the PmUG01_09054900 gene encoding conserved Plasmodium protein, unknown function; the protein is MNPLLEYKRIKQAVFNKPMLNIKREILENDNSKLKNKENNHSVWNKITQNKINKEIQASSNKTVQKDYFNKNIKNVSSESNQNVISENSSEHNEAIIKEYESTEDENVKLSLICHSNVEKNATGLVKYEYCYICEMAKPCSCVEEHFQYEQDISTWNYGKIKSNIHSNFRDISNIMDKIQSSKKKLEDTKNNIEKNVLKKGVCGKNKNNKKEYSKNLNPYEKFYHEIVKVIKRKLDNFRNGRTVVEDELGREAERKIAFNDEDGEHIMKKRLEALCDIEKKHLQLLQDLFEEYKDMEERML